One genomic segment of Coffea arabica cultivar ET-39 chromosome 6e, Coffea Arabica ET-39 HiFi, whole genome shotgun sequence includes these proteins:
- the LOC113696888 gene encoding F-box protein At5g07610-like: MANSVTNKRIKEPASHSENQKDKKKETKPANKALPINAVTTSSSASYSSSSSVESSMAEAAAAAGGSLVGNNEDLLWQIFPYLSPKSLLRFQCVSRQWLSIISDPAFRILHARTYPATTPSSSATTGLILHVRLPWLETYSFNFISFHEDYKNSMHHIISNFSDFSKGKIWNFDSCNGLCAMRLSILKSQCRHDQVVVYNPSTRQHRVIHLEIKDGYIEGMNIVFDPLKSDHFKLVLVRHVEDYWYGLDKYIYQVYASQTGVWRQSEGTKIGWDGAYFEKGVVWNGDLHWMTHLGHTLCFDLDNATLRQNMPPLLERPEHARTHILFFGVSGENLCAIGDKKLGTLDLDVYELERDYSKWNVKYYCLCSLGALYPSLMDERWQILCMPVDKEDKSATLVICLDEKIIYYDTKNMTVTDVKQVDNQGCRRPLGVSAYNWTEAYQHMETLACL; encoded by the coding sequence ATGGCGAATAGTGTCACAAATAAACGCATCAAAGAGCCGGCCTCTCACTCTGAAAATCAGAAggacaagaaaaaggaaaccaaACCAGCAAACAAAGCACTACCGATCAACGCTGTTACCACCTCCTCCTCTGCCTCGtattcttcctcctcctccgtGGAATCATCAATGGcagaagcagcagcagcagcaggagGTTCGCTTGTGGGCAACAACGAAGATCTCTTATGGCAAATTTTCCCTTACTTGTCTCCGAAGTCACTCCTTCGCTTCCAATGCGTTTCTAGGCAATGGCTCTCGATAATATCCGACCCCGCTTTCCGCATCCTCCACGCTCGGACATATCCCGCCACCACTCCCTCCTCTTCCGCCACTACCGGCCTGATTTTGCACGTTAGATTGCCATGGCTTGAAACATACTCGTTCAATTTCATCTCTTTCCATGAAGACTATAAAAACTCAATGCATCACATCATATCTAACTTCAGTGACTTCTCGAAAGgtaaaatctggaattttgattCATGCAATGGGTTATGTGCTATGAGGTTAAGTATCTTGAAATCACAATGCCGCCACGATCAAGTTGTCGTGTATAACCCTTCCACTCGTCAGCATAGGGTTATTCATCTAGAAATAAAAGATGGATATATTGAAGGTATGAACATAGTGTTTGATCCTTTGAAATCCGATCACTTCAAATTGGTCTTGGTAAGGCATGTAGAAGATTATTGGTATGGTCTAGATAAATATATATACCAAGTGTATGCATCCCAAACTGGGGTTTGGCGGCAAAGTGAAGGCACTAAGATCGGATGGGACGGTGCATATTTTGAGAAGGGAGTGGTATGGAATGGAGATCTTCATTGGATGACTCATCTGGGGCATACTTTATGCTTTGATCTGGACAATGCGACCCTTCGGCAAAACATGCCTCCTCTCCTTGAAAGACCAGAGCACGCCAGGACGCATATCTTGTTTTTTGGGGTATCAGGAGAGAATTTATGTGCAATCGGGGATAAGAAGCTTGGAACATTGGATCTTGATGTTTATGAATTGGAGAGGGACTATTCTAAGTGGAACGTGAAGTATTATTGTCTTTGTTCTCTCGGTGCTTTGTATCCTTCTCTAATGGACGAAAGGTGGCAAATACTTTGTATGCCTGTGGACAAGGAAGACAAAAGTGCAACACTCGTTATATGCCTAGATGAAAAAATCATCTATTATGATACTAAAAATATGACTGTGACTGATGTAAAGCAGGTCGATAATCAAGGTTGCCGCCGGCCACTCGGTGTGTCAGCATACAATTGGACGGAGGCCTACCAACATATGGAGACGTTGGCCTGCCTTTAA